The nucleotide window AGGATGCCGGCGACTATGAAGACCCGCGGCTGTTTGCTCTCTCCTATGCGCTGCTGGCTCCAAATCCACACAACAGACAACCCTGGCTGGTCGAACTCACGGAAGGAACAAGCTTTCTTCTGCATAGAGACAAGACCCGCAGTTTGCCGCATACGGATCCCTATCAAAGACAGATATTCGTCGGCCTTGGCTGCTTCATAGAGCTGATGGCTGTTGCAGCCTCGCTTCAAAAGAAAAGTGCAGAAATCAAACTTTTCCCCGAAGGACCGGACGGACCGATAGCTTTTGTTCAATTGCAGGATGGAGGCGCCACCGACCCGCTTTCAGAACACATAATGAACCGACGCTCCTGCAAGGAACCGTTTGAAACAACTCCGGTTCCGAAAAATCTAGCACAAAAACTCGTCCCTTATGGTCAGGTGATTTTGGATAGTGAGACTGTTGCAGTTTTGAAGGAGCTCACCTGGGACGCCTGGTTGACCGAAATGAATACACATCGCGCGCTCAAGGAAAGCGTTGATCTCATGCGCTTCGGCAAATCCGAAATCAACGCGAACCCAGATGGCATTGATCTTGGCGGACCGTTTCTCGAAAGTCTCATGCTTGCCGGCATTTTGACCCGTGAAGGTCAGCTTGATCCAGCATCAAGCGGATTTCAGGAAGGTGTGAAAATCTATCGGGAGATGCTTGCAGCTACGCCGGCTTATATCTCCATGACCACTGAGGGAAATGCGCGTTCCGACCAAATCGCGGCGGGTCGTCGATGGCTGAGGCTGAACCTTGAAACAACCGCCCTGGGGCTGGCTCTTCATCCTGTCAGTCAAGCTCTTCAGGAATATGAGGAAATGAAGACGCACTATGCCGACGCCCATCGCATACTTGCCAATCCGGGAGAAACCGTTCAGATGCTAGGACGATTGGGCTATGGCCCGACAATTCCACGAACGCCGCGCTGGCCGCTCGAAACACGGATATTGAATGGATAACGACACCCGGCACGTCTATTTCACATTTTTCAATGAGATTGGCATCATTGCCCAGCTCAGCCGGGCTGCCATGGAAGCCCGGTTACCAAAGGGGCTCACCCTGCCCCATTTCAGCGTAATCAATCATTTGATCAGGGTACGCGACGGGCAAACGCCGCTGACCCTGGCAAGGGCCTTTCAAGTTCCCAAAACGACCATGACGCACACCTTGTCCGGCTTGCTTGAGCACGGGTTTGTCGAAATGCGGCCCAACCCAAAAGACGGACGCAGCAAAACTGTTTGGTTGACCGATGCTGGGCGAACATTTCGCGAGGCAGCGATCAAGGCGAGCGATCCGGATATTGAAGCGCTAAAGGCAGCTTTCCCAAAGCAGAAGGTTGAACAACTGCTTCCGCTTCTGGCTGACATAAGATCGTTCAT belongs to Roseibium porphyridii and includes:
- a CDS encoding Acg family FMN-binding oxidoreductase; its protein translation is MSLSRRKTLALIGGGIVVAASASAGTFLATRTPERALSPWEDAGDYEDPRLFALSYALLAPNPHNRQPWLVELTEGTSFLLHRDKTRSLPHTDPYQRQIFVGLGCFIELMAVAASLQKKSAEIKLFPEGPDGPIAFVQLQDGGATDPLSEHIMNRRSCKEPFETTPVPKNLAQKLVPYGQVILDSETVAVLKELTWDAWLTEMNTHRALKESVDLMRFGKSEINANPDGIDLGGPFLESLMLAGILTREGQLDPASSGFQEGVKIYREMLAATPAYISMTTEGNARSDQIAAGRRWLRLNLETTALGLALHPVSQALQEYEEMKTHYADAHRILANPGETVQMLGRLGYGPTIPRTPRWPLETRILNG
- a CDS encoding MarR family winged helix-turn-helix transcriptional regulator, with product MDNDTRHVYFTFFNEIGIIAQLSRAAMEARLPKGLTLPHFSVINHLIRVRDGQTPLTLARAFQVPKTTMTHTLSGLLEHGFVEMRPNPKDGRSKTVWLTDAGRTFREAAIKASDPDIEALKAAFPKQKVEQLLPLLADIRSFMDAYRDE